ACCAGGAGGTGACGAAGGTGGTGCCGGTTAACCAGCCGCCGAGTGCTAGATAAGCACAGGGGAACAGCAGGATTCCCGACCAACCTACGAATACGAACCGATCGCGCTTTAGCCAGTCATCGAGAACGTCAAACCATCCTCTGTCTGCTGAAGCTCTTCCGACAGCTATAGTCATGCTTCAGAA
The sequence above is a segment of the Leptolyngbyaceae cyanobacterium genome. Coding sequences within it:
- a CDS encoding photosystem II D2 protein (photosystem q(a) protein), which encodes MTIAVGRASADRGWFDVLDDWLKRDRFVFVGWSGILLFPCAYLALGGWLTGTTFVTSW